The following proteins are co-located in the Triticum aestivum cultivar Chinese Spring chromosome 1A, IWGSC CS RefSeq v2.1, whole genome shotgun sequence genome:
- the LOC123066084 gene encoding probable protein phosphatase 2C 71 isoform X2, with protein MAELPLAGGLLDLRPGGKLSPKPPPPPLPMPCRRSPPRSQVAAAVASPCRAVPELHSTTELADGSVVFHFAHPPVKDHPEPKASGPDPGHADASASPRPELRVEEPNPHTAADAGEISLASSEAPEQAVSSGVGVEAEAGLASGRAVLPADCQLDTDGSGGELGASEESEAVEADTTAPAGLEEVDADAGASSEGSVTQDSHTGVDAECSSDDQEATESGITIPPAAGEVHNKVDREKNTSEVKSSDRTVPVASSTLLLTSGAAILPHPSKAATGGEDAYFIEHNGWFGVADGVGQWSFEGINAGLYARELMDGCKKVIAESEGGSELSPEQVLSKAAAEARSPGSSTVLVAHFDGQLLHVSNIGDSGFLVIRNGEVHAKSKPMVYGFNFPHQIEKGVDPLTLVENYTIDIEEGDVIIAATDGLFDNVYEQESAAMISKSLQADLKPAVESSTCFLRDGRAPCCQGT; from the exons ATGGCGGAGCTGCCGCTGGCGGGGGGCTTGCTGGACCTGCGCCCCGGTGGCAAGCTCTCCCCGaagcccccgcccccgccgctgcCCATGCCctgccgccggagcccgccgcgcTCCCAGGTCGCCGCGGCCGTGGCATCGCCTTGCCgcgccgtccccgagctccactCCACCACCG AGCTGGCGGACGGGAGCGTCGTGTTCCACTTCGCGCACCCGCCTGTGAAAGACCACCCGGAGCCCAAGGCGTCCGGCCCCGACCCTGGGCACGCGGATGCCTCggcctcgccgcgcccggagcTGCGCGTCGAGGAGCCGAATCCACACACGGCAGCTGACGCCGGTGAGATTTCGCTGGCCTCGTCGGAGGCGCCCGAACAGGCCGTCAGCTCCGGTGTCGGTGTTGAAGCGGAGGCCGGGTTGGCTAGTGGAAGGGCAGTTCTCCCGGCCGACTGCCAGCTCGATACTGACGGCAGTGGAGGTGAGCTTGGTGCCTCGGAGGAGAGTGAGGCTGTGGAGGCGGACACGACGGCGCCTGCTGGTTTGGAGGAGGTGGatgcggatgcgggagcttcgtcGGAAGGCTCTGTCACTCAGGATTCCCACACTGGCGTGGATGCAGAGTGTAGCAGCGACGACCAAGAGGCCACGGAATCCGGAATTACCATCCCACCAGCAGCG GGAGAAGTTCACAACAAGGTGGATCGGGAAAAGAACACTTCAGAAGTGAAGAGTTCTGATAG gacggtTCCAGTAGCCTCATCGACGCTTTTGTTGACATCGGGTGCTGCAATCTTGCCTCATCCTTCGAAG GCAGCGACAGGCGGAGAAGATGCTTATTTTATTGAACACAATGGTTGGTTTGGTGTGGCAGATGGAGTTGGTCAGTGGTCATTTGAAG GAATCAACGCAGGACTTTATGCAAGAGAGCTTATGGATGGCTGTAAAAAAGTAATAGCGGAAAGTGAAGGAGGCTCTGAGCTTTCACCCGAGCAAGTTCTCTCCAAGGCTGCAGCAGAAGCAAGGTCTCCTGGTTCTTCGACTGTCTTAGTTGCTCACTTTGATGGCCAG CTTCTTCATGTATCAAATATTGGAGACTCGGGGTTTCTGGTGATAAGGAATGGAGAAGTACACGCGAAATCAAAACCAATGGTTTATGGCTTCAATTTTCCACATCAAATCGAGAAAGGGGTTGATCCCTTAACCCTTGTAGAG AATTATACCATTGACATAGAGGAAGGTGATGTCATTATAGCAGCCACCGATGGCCTCTTCGACAACGTCTACGAACAAGAATCGGCAGCCATGATCTCGAAATCTTTGCAGGCAGATCTAAAACCAGCGGTAGAATCATCAACTTGCTTTCTAA GAGATGGCCGAGCACCTTGCTGCCAGGGCACATGA
- the LOC123066101 gene encoding uncharacterized protein, whose amino-acid sequence MLPALRPRLRLPLAHLCRRLSSSSSASGEGAPPVAPTDAAAKAREAHAARMEAYKKVQEFDWSSGADWKTAANILFTVPPKRKEFGLDFHLVQLFFVCMPSLAVYLVAQYARSEIKRMEAEAEVKRKKIEEVEKQKQLEADSVKEDADSKLATVLVRLDTLEGVVKEIAEDKMRSPAHTKEESLKKGETSSPDKASASKSDGSDSQLASVKIKDIKDATNAPPDATQQDTKPDRGKTNGESNS is encoded by the exons ATGCTTCCGGCGCTGAGACCTCGcctccgcctccccctcgcccACCTCTGCCGCCGCCTCTCCTCGTCCTCGTCCGCTTCCGGCGAGGGAGCTCCCCCCGTCGCCCCCACGGACGCCGCGGCGAAGGCGCGGGAGGCGCATGCGGCGCGGATGGAGGCGTACAAGAAAGTGCAGGAGTTCGACTGGTCCAGCGGCGCTGATTGGAAGACGGCCGCCAACATCCTCTTCACGGTGCCCCCCAAGCGCAAGGAGTTCGG GCTCGACTTCCACCTTGTACAGCTCTTCTTTGTTTGCATGCCCTCACTAG CTGTCTATTTGGTAGCCCAGTATGCGCGAAGTGAGATCAAAAGGATGGAAGCG GAAGCAGaagtaaaaaggaaaaaaatcgaGGAAGTAGAGAAACAGAAACAACTTGAAGCCGACTCTGTTAAGGAGGATGCCGATTCGAAGCTGGCAACGGTTTTAGTCAGGTTAGATACATTAGAGGGTGTCGTTAAGGAAATTGCAGAGGACAAAATGAGAAGTCCTGCCCATACGAAAGAGGAATCTCTGAAGAAAGGTGAGACATCATCTCCTGATAAGGCCTCTGCTTCAAAAAGCGATGGAAGTGATAGTCAGCTAGCGTCAGTCAAGATTAAGGACATCAAGGATGCTACTAATGCTCCGCCAGATGCGACACAGCAGGACACTAAACCTGACAGAGGCAAGACAAATGGTGAGTCAAATAGTTGA
- the LOC123066084 gene encoding probable protein phosphatase 2C 71 isoform X1, producing the protein MAELPLAGGLLDLRPGGKLSPKPPPPPLPMPCRRSPPRSQVAAAVASPCRAVPELHSTTELADGSVVFHFAHPPVKDHPEPKASGPDPGHADASASPRPELRVEEPNPHTAADAGEISLASSEAPEQAVSSGVGVEAEAGLASGRAVLPADCQLDTDGSGGELGASEESEAVEADTTAPAGLEEVDADAGASSEGSVTQDSHTGVDAECSSDDQEATESGITIPPAAGEVHNKVDREKNTSEVKSSDRTVPVASSTLLLTSGAAILPHPSKAATGGEDAYFIEHNGWFGVADGVGQWSFEGINAGLYARELMDGCKKVIAESEGGSELSPEQVLSKAAAEARSPGSSTVLVAHFDGQLLHVSNIGDSGFLVIRNGEVHAKSKPMVYGFNFPHQIEKGVDPLTLVENYTIDIEEGDVIIAATDGLFDNVYEQESAAMISKSLQADLKPAEMAEHLAARAHEVGRSGARRSPFSDSAVAAGYLGFSGGKLDDTAVVVSIVRRSEA; encoded by the exons ATGGCGGAGCTGCCGCTGGCGGGGGGCTTGCTGGACCTGCGCCCCGGTGGCAAGCTCTCCCCGaagcccccgcccccgccgctgcCCATGCCctgccgccggagcccgccgcgcTCCCAGGTCGCCGCGGCCGTGGCATCGCCTTGCCgcgccgtccccgagctccactCCACCACCG AGCTGGCGGACGGGAGCGTCGTGTTCCACTTCGCGCACCCGCCTGTGAAAGACCACCCGGAGCCCAAGGCGTCCGGCCCCGACCCTGGGCACGCGGATGCCTCggcctcgccgcgcccggagcTGCGCGTCGAGGAGCCGAATCCACACACGGCAGCTGACGCCGGTGAGATTTCGCTGGCCTCGTCGGAGGCGCCCGAACAGGCCGTCAGCTCCGGTGTCGGTGTTGAAGCGGAGGCCGGGTTGGCTAGTGGAAGGGCAGTTCTCCCGGCCGACTGCCAGCTCGATACTGACGGCAGTGGAGGTGAGCTTGGTGCCTCGGAGGAGAGTGAGGCTGTGGAGGCGGACACGACGGCGCCTGCTGGTTTGGAGGAGGTGGatgcggatgcgggagcttcgtcGGAAGGCTCTGTCACTCAGGATTCCCACACTGGCGTGGATGCAGAGTGTAGCAGCGACGACCAAGAGGCCACGGAATCCGGAATTACCATCCCACCAGCAGCG GGAGAAGTTCACAACAAGGTGGATCGGGAAAAGAACACTTCAGAAGTGAAGAGTTCTGATAG gacggtTCCAGTAGCCTCATCGACGCTTTTGTTGACATCGGGTGCTGCAATCTTGCCTCATCCTTCGAAG GCAGCGACAGGCGGAGAAGATGCTTATTTTATTGAACACAATGGTTGGTTTGGTGTGGCAGATGGAGTTGGTCAGTGGTCATTTGAAG GAATCAACGCAGGACTTTATGCAAGAGAGCTTATGGATGGCTGTAAAAAAGTAATAGCGGAAAGTGAAGGAGGCTCTGAGCTTTCACCCGAGCAAGTTCTCTCCAAGGCTGCAGCAGAAGCAAGGTCTCCTGGTTCTTCGACTGTCTTAGTTGCTCACTTTGATGGCCAG CTTCTTCATGTATCAAATATTGGAGACTCGGGGTTTCTGGTGATAAGGAATGGAGAAGTACACGCGAAATCAAAACCAATGGTTTATGGCTTCAATTTTCCACATCAAATCGAGAAAGGGGTTGATCCCTTAACCCTTGTAGAG AATTATACCATTGACATAGAGGAAGGTGATGTCATTATAGCAGCCACCGATGGCCTCTTCGACAACGTCTACGAACAAGAATCGGCAGCCATGATCTCGAAATCTTTGCAGGCAGATCTAAAACCAGCG GAGATGGCCGAGCACCTTGCTGCCAGGGCACATGAGGTAGGGAGGTCTGGAGCACGGAGAAGCCCATTTTCAGACTCTGCCGTCGCGGCGGGTTACCTAGGTTTCAGCGGGGGGAAACTGGACGACACAGCCGTCGTTGTGTCGATCGTCCGGAGATCCGAAGCTTAA